The Devosia sp. A16 genome includes a window with the following:
- a CDS encoding FadR/GntR family transcriptional regulator, whose translation MNKSSARARPKSVSDQLEAARAEASADFAGGALERRSISEQVAGRIMAMIKSGNLKSGDRLPTERQMTIAFGISRPPLREALKALTLMGVLVSRQGGRYTVTDLSPSRLVAPFNTMLSVAEYDTSEQFEARSVVDLELVRLCAERAAPELRQRIHKLAVDGRAFERDPVAFRLLDIEYHQAINEGAGNGLLASLAQVLYDMGLDVRRSASEVPGVISTSVRQHVVIAEAIVAGDAAAAVAAYRAHLEHVRDTTIQAKLTASAGPA comes from the coding sequence ATGAACAAAAGCAGCGCACGAGCCCGGCCGAAGTCCGTTTCTGACCAGCTCGAAGCGGCGCGGGCCGAGGCGTCTGCCGACTTCGCCGGCGGCGCGCTCGAACGACGCTCGATCTCCGAACAGGTGGCCGGGCGGATCATGGCGATGATCAAGTCGGGCAATCTCAAATCCGGCGATCGCCTGCCGACCGAGCGGCAGATGACCATCGCGTTCGGCATCAGCCGGCCGCCGCTGCGCGAGGCGCTGAAGGCGCTGACCCTGATGGGCGTGCTGGTGAGCCGGCAGGGCGGCCGCTACACGGTGACCGATCTGTCGCCGAGCCGGCTGGTGGCGCCGTTCAACACCATGCTGTCGGTGGCCGAATACGACACCTCCGAGCAGTTCGAGGCGCGTTCGGTGGTCGATCTCGAGTTGGTGCGGCTCTGTGCCGAGCGGGCGGCTCCCGAGCTGCGCCAGCGCATCCACAAGCTTGCCGTCGACGGGCGGGCATTCGAGCGTGATCCGGTGGCCTTCCGGCTGCTCGACATCGAGTATCACCAGGCGATCAACGAGGGGGCAGGCAATGGGCTGCTCGCCTCGCTGGCGCAGGTGCTCTACGACATGGGGCTGGACGTGCGGCGCAGCGCCAGCGAAGTGCCTGGAGTCATCTCCACCAGCGTCAGGCAGCACGTCGTCATCGCCGAGGCGATCGTTGCCGGCGACGCGGCAGCGGCGGTGGCCGCCTATCGCGCGCATCTCGAGCATGTGCGCGACACCACGATCCAGGCCAAGCTCACGGCCTCGGCCGGGCCGGCCTGA
- a CDS encoding aldo/keto reductase — protein MSVAVSTRRRVGRTELQLPVFGFGAAHLGELYAKVDEAEAQATLAAAWDAGVRFYDTAPWYGRGLSEHRLGGFLRTRPRDQFIVNTKVGRILRRPDDPVNFSTAPWAGGLPFEVEFDYSYDGVMRAYEQVLQRLALNTVDSLVIHDLDTMFHTPEQVTGYLRQLTGGGLKALEELKANGDIKAIGVGNNVPGNLDEMLSAIDVDFAIVAMPYTLLDQGVLDTSMQRCLDRQISVIIGAPFASGILVTGSGAGAMYAYGKAPPEVQAKVRGIEAVCKAHGVSMPVAALQFPLAHPAVVSVIPGAAKPSEVQHNVAALEVEIPAAFWSDLKAEGLLAANAPVPGR, from the coding sequence GTGAGTGTCGCTGTCTCCACCCGCCGTCGCGTCGGGCGCACCGAGCTGCAATTGCCGGTATTCGGCTTCGGCGCAGCGCATCTGGGCGAGCTCTACGCCAAGGTCGACGAGGCCGAGGCGCAGGCCACGCTGGCGGCCGCCTGGGACGCGGGCGTGCGCTTCTACGATACCGCGCCCTGGTACGGCCGCGGCCTCTCCGAGCACCGGCTCGGCGGCTTTCTCAGGACGCGCCCGCGCGACCAGTTCATTGTCAACACCAAGGTCGGCCGCATCCTGAGGCGGCCCGACGATCCCGTGAACTTCAGCACGGCGCCCTGGGCCGGCGGCCTGCCCTTCGAGGTCGAGTTCGACTACAGCTACGATGGCGTCATGCGCGCCTATGAGCAGGTGCTGCAGCGGCTGGCGCTCAACACCGTCGACTCGCTGGTGATCCACGACCTCGACACCATGTTCCACACCCCCGAGCAGGTCACCGGCTACCTCCGCCAGCTCACCGGCGGCGGGCTGAAGGCGCTTGAGGAGCTCAAGGCCAACGGCGACATCAAGGCGATCGGCGTCGGCAATAACGTGCCCGGCAACCTCGACGAGATGCTGAGCGCCATCGATGTCGATTTCGCCATTGTCGCCATGCCCTATACCCTGCTCGACCAGGGGGTGCTGGATACCAGCATGCAACGCTGCCTCGATCGGCAGATCAGCGTCATCATCGGCGCGCCCTTCGCCTCGGGCATCCTGGTGACCGGCTCGGGCGCCGGCGCCATGTACGCCTACGGCAAGGCCCCGCCCGAAGTGCAGGCCAAGGTCCGCGGCATCGAGGCGGTGTGCAAGGCGCACGGCGTCAGCATGCCGGTGGCGGCGTTGCAGTTCCCGCTGGCCCACCCGGCCGTGGTCTCGGTCATCCCCGGGGCGGCCAAGCCGTCCGAGGTGCAGCACAACGTCGCCGCGCTCGAGGTAGAAATTCCGGCCGCGTTCTGGTCCGACCTCAAGGCTGAGGGCCTCCTCGCGGCCAACGCGCCGGTCCCCGGGAGGTGA